The proteins below are encoded in one region of Planctopirus limnophila DSM 3776:
- a CDS encoding FkbM family methyltransferase — MPAKARIIIKRLLEWCGLKIRRTDNDQFFDFEALLWHRMHRSKLFRFIQIGACDGMRFDPIHDFIKANSSTIEGVVVEPLPDLYAALCRTYAACQGIRPINCAIHNSATTMPLHRVRSSSLGTLPEWAIGISSFDRSHLHRLGIPDSAIEEVPVPCQSLAELVEKTGFSSVELLQIDTEGYDAEIILSIDFSSFRPTVIRFEHSRNSQGMPDNIYHQVIDHLHAGGYEVIPVESDAIAFQRSILETSSPPGNLRV, encoded by the coding sequence ATGCCTGCTAAAGCACGAATCATTATCAAACGTTTACTTGAGTGGTGTGGCCTGAAAATCCGGCGTACCGATAACGATCAGTTCTTCGATTTTGAAGCTTTGTTGTGGCATAGAATGCACCGTTCCAAGCTTTTTCGTTTCATTCAGATTGGCGCCTGCGACGGAATGCGATTTGACCCGATTCATGATTTCATCAAGGCCAATTCATCCACAATTGAGGGGGTGGTTGTTGAACCTTTGCCCGATCTTTATGCCGCTTTATGTCGTACCTATGCAGCTTGCCAGGGAATTCGTCCAATCAACTGCGCGATCCATAATTCTGCCACAACCATGCCCCTGCACCGTGTCCGCAGCAGCAGTTTAGGAACACTCCCCGAATGGGCGATCGGGATCTCATCTTTCGATCGTTCACATCTGCACCGACTGGGTATTCCCGACTCTGCTATCGAAGAGGTTCCTGTTCCGTGTCAATCGTTAGCTGAACTCGTCGAGAAAACGGGTTTCTCCTCGGTGGAACTCTTGCAGATTGACACAGAAGGCTATGATGCCGAAATCATCCTCTCCATCGACTTCTCCTCTTTTCGTCCCACCGTGATTCGTTTTGAACACAGTCGAAACAGCCAGGGCATGCCGGACAATATCTACCATCAGGTCATCGACCATCTGCATGCTGGTGGTTATGAAGTGATCCCCGTCGAGTC
- a CDS encoding YdeI/OmpD-associated family protein, producing the protein MAFSGRSPKASKPALASLESKLEPENSIHCENRNAWRAWLQTHHLASTGVWLITYKKGRHHEWLGYDAIVEEALCFGWIDSLPRKLDETRTMLYVSPRKPKSGWSKVNKERIHRLEQQGLLAPAGMARIQAAKEDGSWDKLTTVDELEVPDDLAEEFARWPGSSANFAAFPPSARRGILEWILNAKRPQTRHARIVETASQAARNERANQWKPKSSPGANS; encoded by the coding sequence ATGGCATTTTCTGGCCGCTCACCGAAGGCCTCAAAGCCAGCCCTTGCTTCATTGGAAAGCAAGCTCGAACCCGAAAACTCGATCCATTGCGAGAACCGCAATGCGTGGCGAGCGTGGCTGCAAACACATCACCTCGCATCGACAGGCGTCTGGCTCATCACCTACAAAAAAGGCCGGCATCACGAATGGCTGGGCTATGATGCCATCGTCGAGGAAGCGCTTTGCTTCGGGTGGATCGACAGCCTTCCACGAAAACTCGACGAAACCCGCACAATGCTTTATGTCTCTCCCCGAAAGCCCAAAAGCGGTTGGTCGAAAGTCAACAAAGAACGTATCCACCGTCTCGAACAACAGGGACTTCTAGCTCCAGCAGGCATGGCCAGAATTCAAGCGGCCAAAGAGGATGGCAGTTGGGATAAGCTGACGACAGTCGATGAACTCGAAGTGCCGGATGATCTTGCCGAGGAATTCGCCCGCTGGCCTGGTTCGTCGGCGAACTTTGCAGCTTTCCCTCCTTCGGCCAGACGCGGCATTCTCGAATGGATTCTCAATGCCAAAAGGCCACAGACTCGTCATGCGAGGATTGTCGAAACAGCGAGTCAAGCAGCGCGTAATGAGCGTGCCAATCAGTGGAAACCCAAATCATCGCCTGGGGCCAATTCCTGA